One Sebastes umbrosus isolate fSebUmb1 chromosome 6, fSebUmb1.pri, whole genome shotgun sequence DNA window includes the following coding sequences:
- the clstn1 gene encoding calsyntenin-1 isoform X2 encodes MRFGGNNQPLTSVTGLLVLLGLGLLCAAVEAAKVNKHKPWIETTYHGIVTENDDKVLLDPPLIALDKDAPLRYAGEICGFRIHGQNVPFEAVVLDKSTGEGVIRAKDKLDCELQKEHTFTIQAYDCGEGPDGANMKKSHKATVHIQVNDINEYSPVFKEKSYKATVIEGKKYDSILKVEAVDADCSFQFSQICNYEIVTPDVPFTIDKDGFIKNTEKLSYGKERMYKLTVTAYDCGKNRASEDVLVKISVKPTCKPSWQGFNKRIEYEPGTGSLALFPSMHLETCDEPITSIRATIDLETNHIGKGCDRDTYSEKSLHKLCGASTGTVELLPAPSSSANWTVGLPTDNGHDSDQVFEFNGTQAIKVPEGMVKTSLKEPFTISVWMRHGPGAHDKETILCNSDKTEMNRHHYSLYVHNCRLILLLRQDPTEAENYKPAEFHWKLDQACDKEWHHYVLNVEFPTVSLFVDGTTFEPFLVTEDYPLHSSKVESQLTIGACWQDNSGHDNDTESVSEPNTSGGNARMAQFFRGNLAGLMIRSGKLENKKVIDCLYTCKEGLDVQLPEEVASAVKVEFNPNQSSLTVEGDDIDAFDKVMQHISYLNSRQFPTPGIRHLRISTTVKCFNEESCVTVPDAEGYVMVLQPEEPKISLSGIDHFARSAAEFESQEGVTLFPELRIVSTITREVEADTESEAAEGADDDPTVQETVVSEEIMHNLDTCEVTVVGDELDGEHEGLEVDMSQLQQRSLEMSSSNLGLVITGVNTMANYEQVLHLIRYKNWHTEALFDRKFKLVCSELNGRYISNDFKVEVNVIHTANPVEHANNAIVQPNFINPVHHASVDLSGHNLVNAHQASVVPSAATIVIVVCVSFLVFMIILGVFRIRAAHQRTMTDQESGKENEMDWDDSALTITVNPMETYEDQHSSEEEEEEEEESEDGEEEDDITSAESESSEDEEGAEPEDQQGASRQQQLEWDDSTLTY; translated from the exons TCAATAAGCACAAACCATGGATCGAGACGACGTACCACGGGATCGTAACGGAAAACGATGACAAAGTACTTCTGGACCCTCCACTAATTGCGCTGGACAAGGATGCTCCTCTTCGCTACGCAG GTGAGATTTGCGGCTTCAGGATCCACGGGCAGAATGTCCCATTCGAGGCCGTGGTCCTGGACAAGTCCACTGGCGAGGGGGTCATCCGGGCCAAGGACAAGCTGGACTGCGAGCTGCAGAAGGAGCACACCTTTACCATCCAAGCCTACGACTGTGGAGAGGGTCCCGACGGCGCCAACATGAAGAAATCCCACAA GGCCACTGTCCACATCCAGGTAAACGACATCAACGAGTACTCACCGGTGTTCAAGGAGAAATCCTACAAAGCCACCGTCATCGAGGGAAAGAAGTACGACAGCATCCTGAAGGTGGAGGCAGTGGACGCCGACTGCTCTTTCCAGTTTAGCCAGATCTGCAACTACGAGATTGTCACCCCAGATGTGCCCTTCACCATCGACAAAGACG GCTTCATCAAGAACACAGAGAAACTGAGCTACGGCAAAGAGCGCATGTACAAGCTGACTGTGACCGCCTACGACTGTGGAAAGAACCGCGCCTCCGAGGACGTCCTGGTCAAGATCAGCGTCAAGCCCACCTGCAAACCCAGCTGGCAAG GCTTCAACAAGAGGATCGAATATGAGCCTGGCACAGGTAGCCTGGCGCTTTTCCCCAGCATGCACTTGGAGACCTGCGATGAGCCAATCACGTCCATCCGAGCCACCATTGACCTGGAAACCAACCATATTGGGAAGGGCTGCGACCGTGATACCTACTCTGAGAAGTCTCTGCACAAGCTGTGCG GAGCCAGCACCGGCACTGTGGAGCTGCTGCCTGCACCCAGCAGCTCCGCCAACTGGACGGTAGGGCTGCCCACCGATAACGGGCACGACAGCGACCAGGTGTTTGAGTTCAACGGCACCCAGGCCATCAAGGTTCCCGAGGGCATGGTGAAAACCAGCCTGAAGGAGCCCTTCACCATCTCTGTGTGGATGAGACACGGCCCCGGGGCCCACGACAAGGAGACCATCCTCTGCAACTCTGACAAGACAG AGATGAACAGACACCACTACTCGCTTTACGTTCACAACTGCAGGCTGATCCTCCTCCTTCGCCAGGATCCCACTGAGGCCGAGAACTACAAACCAGCCGAGTTTCACTGGAAACTCGACCAG GCGTGTGACAAAGAGTGGCATCACTATGTGCTGAATGTGGAGTTCCCcactgtgtctctgtttgtggaTGGAACCACCTTTGAGCCCTTCCTGGTTACAGAGGACTACCCGCTGCACTCCTCCAAGGTGGAATCTCAGCTCACCATTGGTGCCTGCTGGCAAG ACAACTCAGGACATGACAATGACACTGAGTCAGTCTCTGAGCCAAACACCTCAG GCGGAAATGCTCGGATGGCTCAGTTTTTCCGAGGGAACCTGGCGGGGCTGATGATCCGCTCCGGCAAGCTGGAGAACAAGAAGGTGATCGACTGTTTGTACACCTGTAAGGAAGGACTGGACGTGCAGCTGCCCGAGGAGGTAGCTTCAGCTGTCAAG GTTGAGTTCAACCCCAACCAGTCCTCTCTGACCGTGGAGGGCGACGACATTGACGCCTTCGACAAGGTCATGCAGCACatctcctacctgaactcccgcCAGTTCCCGACCCCCGGCATCAGGCACCTTCGCATCTCCACCACCGTCAA ATGCTTCAACGAGGAGTCCTGCGTGACGGTGCCAGATGCCGAAGGTTATGTGATGGTGCTGCAGCCCGAAGAGCCCAAGATCAGCCTGAGCGGCATCGACCACTTCGCCCGCAGCGCTGCCGAATTCGAGAGCCAGGAAGGTGTGACGCTGTTCCCCGAGCTACGCATCGTGAGCACCATCACCCGCGAGGTGGAGGCCGACACCGAGTCTGAGGCGGCAGAGGGAGCTGATGACGACCCTACGG TCCAAGAGACAGTGGTGTCAGAGGAGATCATGCACAACCTGGACACGTGTGAAGTGACCGTGGTGGGAGACGAGCTGGACGGGGAGCACGAGGGCCTGGAGGTGGACATGTCCCAGCTGCAGCAGCGTAGCCTGGAGATGAGCTCCTCTAACCTGGGCCTCGTCATCACcg GTGTGAACACCATGGCCAACTACGAGCAGGTCCTGCATCTAATCCGTTACAAGAACTGGCACACCGAGGCTCTCTTCGACAGGAAATTCAAACTGGTGTGCTCCGAGCTCAACGGTCGCTACATCAGCAACGACTTCAAGGTCGAG GTGAATGTAATCCACACAGCCAATCCTGTGGAGCATGCCAACAATGCCATTGTGCAGCCCAACTTCATTAACCCCGTGCATCACGCCTCTGTGGATCTGTCTGGTCACAACCTGGTCAACGCTCACCAGGCCTCAG TTGTTCCCAGCGCCGCAACCATTGTCATTGTGGTGTGCGTGAGCTTCCTGGTGTTTATGATCATCCTGGGCGTGTTCCGCATCCGAGCCGCACACCAGCGCACCATGACGGACCAGGAGAGCGGCAAGGAGAACGAGATGGACTGGGACGACTCGGCCCTCACCATCACCGTCAACCCCatggag ACGTACGAGGACCAGCAcagcagcgaggaggaggaggaagaggaggaggagagcgaggacggagaggaggaagacgacATCACGAGCGCTGAGTCAGAGAGCAGCGAGGACGAGGAGGGCGCCGAGCCGGAGGACCAGCAGGGggccagcagacagcagcagctggagtGGGACGACTCCACCCTCACTTActaa